One stretch of Fictibacillus sp. b24 DNA includes these proteins:
- a CDS encoding DUF4260 domain-containing protein, with protein MNKIFLQLEGFAVLILSLYFYQYYQFSWVLFFILIFAPDISMIGYFLNNKSGALLYNIFHTYIISILFIFSGLLLTNDTLLAIGIIWSAHIGMDRMIGYGLKYSTGFKDTHLNRI; from the coding sequence GTGAATAAAATATTCCTGCAATTAGAAGGATTCGCTGTTTTGATTTTAAGCCTTTATTTTTATCAATATTATCAATTTAGTTGGGTTTTATTTTTCATTTTAATATTTGCACCAGATATATCGATGATTGGATACTTTCTGAACAATAAAAGTGGTGCATTATTATATAATATATTTCACACCTATATAATAAGTATTTTGTTCATTTTTTCCGGACTATTATTAACTAACGATACACTCTTAGCAATCGGTATTATATGGTCCGCGCATATCGGAATGGATAGAATGATTGGGTATGGTTTAAAATATTCAACAGGTTTTAAAGACACTCATTTAAATCGCATTTGA
- a CDS encoding DUF1259 domain-containing protein, translating to MKMNEESTCQQFARIIGGQAGFAGGKCVATISREDINATIMGKQFRVTTSFSYESRDQSGRALCLGRVALLQKEVAEFVSAIINQGIEVSSIHNEWLFDDPNLIYVNIEDVDDPLNFAMKVKRALRFL from the coding sequence ATGAAGATGAATGAAGAATCAACTTGTCAACAGTTTGCAAGAATTATCGGTGGACAAGCTGGATTCGCAGGTGGAAAATGTGTGGCAACAATAAGTCGAGAAGATATTAATGCGACTATCATGGGAAAACAATTTAGAGTTACAACTTCTTTCTCATACGAATCTAGAGATCAAAGTGGAAGAGCTTTATGTCTAGGTAGGGTAGCACTCTTGCAAAAAGAAGTAGCGGAATTTGTTAGTGCAATTATTAATCAAGGAATAGAAGTTTCGTCAATACACAACGAGTGGTTGTTTGATGACCCAAATTTGATTTACGTTAATATTGAAGATGTTGATGATCCACTGAATTTTGCAATGAAAGTCAAAAGAGCGTTAAGATTTCTTTAA
- a CDS encoding GNAT family N-acetyltransferase, translating to MIKLCKVNEAEFKRYMDFMIPDYAQDITKNFDLPMEQALEESEMMMNDMFKDGLATEGQYLYNIVDANSNEKVGLLWYSIISEINQAYLYHILIDEAKRGLGYGSKTLEKLQEILKNSGVKSIGLSVFGKNDGAYRLYKKLGYSNTRISMEKIL from the coding sequence ATGATAAAATTATGCAAAGTTAACGAAGCAGAGTTTAAAAGATATATGGATTTTATGATTCCTGATTATGCTCAAGACATTACGAAGAACTTTGATTTACCAATGGAGCAAGCGTTAGAAGAATCTGAAATGATGATGAATGACATGTTTAAGGATGGTTTAGCTACGGAAGGGCAATATTTGTACAATATAGTAGACGCCAATTCAAATGAAAAAGTAGGACTTCTTTGGTACAGTATCATTTCTGAAATCAACCAAGCTTACTTATATCACATCTTAATTGATGAGGCCAAAAGAGGCCTAGGGTATGGAAGTAAGACGTTAGAAAAGCTTCAAGAAATTCTCAAGAATTCTGGTGTAAAGTCGATTGGATTAAGTGTGTTCGGAAAGAATGACGGCGCATATCGATTATATAAGAAACTAGGATATTCAAATACGAGAATATCCATGGAGAAAATTCTATAA
- a CDS encoding ArsR/SmtB family transcription factor, whose amino-acid sequence MKNIYSPLPQEKVSISIEFSPVWEIALGIAGYTHSKLRHTFESDEKWADNKSSMTTTLVNNLKEMEQTNLWYGLLVMQNHLSASTVQDFSNAVSELEPEVFYETLLPYKDRFHETSRKETARNYENTDSFFHYASLFENHEYLEGYVQTLGKKKRCEIIELFVETMSEWYEWIRQQVEWEKWMQALAFEKKQPGYIDAGKPVKEIERITGGAKYLPEPSIWQIKLIPHVSYRPWILEQRTSDTKLLFYPLNEEALLEPGTPPQELVHGHKALGDELRLKLLYQLIRGPLSLQELTVQFNVSKTTLHHQLSLLKAAKFVKVEKGIYSANNANIQSFSKRLNQYLGEQL is encoded by the coding sequence ATGAAAAACATTTATTCGCCGCTCCCGCAAGAAAAAGTTTCTATATCAATCGAGTTCTCTCCTGTTTGGGAGATTGCTTTAGGCATTGCCGGCTACACCCATTCCAAGTTACGCCACACTTTTGAATCAGATGAAAAATGGGCAGACAATAAATCCTCTATGACTACAACATTAGTAAACAACTTAAAAGAAATGGAACAAACAAATTTATGGTACGGGCTGCTCGTGATGCAGAATCATCTGTCCGCATCTACTGTTCAAGATTTTTCGAATGCCGTTTCTGAGTTGGAGCCTGAAGTGTTTTACGAAACGCTATTACCTTATAAGGATCGTTTTCACGAGACATCGCGAAAGGAAACAGCAAGAAACTATGAAAATACGGATAGCTTTTTTCACTATGCGTCTCTTTTTGAGAATCATGAATATTTAGAGGGTTATGTCCAAACGCTTGGCAAAAAGAAGCGTTGCGAAATTATTGAATTATTTGTTGAGACGATGTCTGAGTGGTACGAGTGGATCAGGCAACAGGTGGAGTGGGAAAAGTGGATGCAGGCTCTTGCATTTGAAAAGAAACAGCCTGGTTACATAGATGCGGGCAAACCGGTAAAAGAGATCGAACGCATTACGGGTGGCGCGAAGTATCTGCCTGAACCTTCAATTTGGCAGATAAAACTCATTCCACACGTCTCGTACCGTCCTTGGATTTTGGAACAACGAACGTCTGATACAAAGCTGCTCTTTTACCCTTTAAATGAAGAAGCACTGCTTGAACCGGGTACTCCGCCTCAAGAGCTTGTTCATGGTCATAAAGCATTGGGTGATGAACTGCGATTAAAGTTATTGTACCAGCTTATAAGAGGACCTTTGTCGCTGCAAGAATTAACTGTGCAGTTCAACGTTTCAAAAACAACGCTGCATCATCAGCTGTCACTCTTAAAAGCCGCTAAATTTGTGAAGGTTGAAAAAGGCATCTATTCCGCCAATAACGCAAACATTCAATCATTCTCTAAGCGACTTAACCAATATCTCGGTGAACAACTATGA
- a CDS encoding ABC transporter ATP-binding protein, whose product MKLTINKLTKSFGDKKALNEINLELTTGVYGILGANGSGKTTLMRILANVMKPSSGQIYLDGQDITIMDGKYRDLIGYLPQHVGFYKNFSAEKFLKYVAALKGLPKEETNEKVEEVLELVGLANHHREKIGGFSGGMKQRIGIAQALLNDPKILIVDEPTAGLDPKERIRFRNLLSKISANRIVILSTHIVSDIEFIAKEVLILKEGQVVKKETPQRLLKGIEDKVWTLLIDDEKEVTKYQADYRVGNIARIDNKYQLRILSDHQPEDDAVHDVPNLEDLYLYYFDEEETA is encoded by the coding sequence TTGAAATTAACCATCAATAAATTGACCAAAAGCTTTGGCGATAAAAAAGCTCTGAATGAAATCAACTTGGAACTGACAACAGGTGTATACGGAATACTCGGTGCCAATGGGTCGGGGAAAACAACGCTGATGCGCATACTGGCGAACGTGATGAAACCGAGTTCAGGTCAAATCTATTTGGACGGGCAAGACATCACAATTATGGATGGGAAGTATCGTGATCTGATCGGCTATTTGCCGCAGCATGTCGGCTTTTATAAAAACTTTTCAGCAGAGAAATTTTTGAAATATGTAGCGGCTTTAAAAGGACTGCCAAAAGAGGAAACAAACGAAAAAGTGGAAGAAGTATTGGAGTTAGTTGGCTTAGCTAATCATCACCGTGAAAAAATTGGAGGATTTTCAGGAGGGATGAAGCAGCGTATTGGAATTGCACAGGCGCTGCTCAACGATCCTAAAATCTTAATTGTCGATGAACCAACAGCGGGTCTTGATCCAAAAGAACGAATCCGGTTTAGAAATCTATTATCGAAAATCTCTGCCAATCGAATTGTCATCTTATCCACTCACATCGTTTCAGATATCGAATTTATCGCGAAAGAAGTTCTGATCTTAAAAGAAGGTCAGGTTGTGAAAAAAGAAACACCTCAAAGATTATTAAAGGGTATTGAGGACAAGGTGTGGACGCTCCTGATTGACGATGAAAAAGAAGTAACGAAATATCAAGCTGACTATCGAGTGGGTAACATAGCGCGAATCGATAATAAGTACCAGCTCAGAATTCTTAGTGATCATCAGCCAGAAGACGATGCCGTTCATGATGTTCCGAATCTAGAGGATTTGTATTTATACTACTTTGATGAGGAGGAAACAGCATGA
- a CDS encoding peptide ABC transporter substrate-binding protein: MEFTKKSYFVPLLLALLLTACNQEQNIKRELGTIYSNAFDSIMLKDEALNSEMQFITLDLTIAKKLSENDKKEIKRFLKDKYGVDVIEATFKELKDKGLYNPKTMVLHGVLLKLEKAEFISNNKAFEFEGSKYRAGNGAVGVKGKLLFKDGSLLKSKRCGLVSHLLSITETFQPLKT; the protein is encoded by the coding sequence ATGGAGTTTACGAAAAAATCTTATTTTGTACCATTGCTTTTGGCTTTACTACTTACCGCGTGTAATCAGGAACAAAATATAAAAAGAGAATTAGGTACCATTTACAGCAATGCTTTTGATTCCATTATGTTAAAGGACGAAGCTTTAAACAGTGAGATGCAATTCATAACACTAGACCTAACGATTGCCAAAAAGTTAAGTGAGAACGATAAAAAGGAAATTAAACGTTTTTTAAAAGATAAATATGGAGTAGATGTGATCGAAGCTACTTTTAAAGAATTGAAAGATAAAGGGTTGTACAATCCAAAAACGATGGTGTTACACGGAGTTCTGCTTAAACTAGAGAAAGCTGAATTTATATCGAATAACAAAGCTTTTGAATTTGAAGGCTCTAAATATCGAGCGGGCAATGGTGCAGTTGGTGTAAAAGGTAAGCTTCTATTCAAAGATGGCAGCCTTTTGAAGTCCAAGAGATGTGGGTTAGTTAGTCACTTATTATCAATTACCGAAACTTTCCAGCCTCTTAAAACGTAG
- a CDS encoding SMI1/KNR4 family protein, with protein sequence MFEFLGQVLNKMHDDKKKLKTNTVLYGHLEEGRWHTHLQPPLHNEDITKFEEESKREFPAEYKEFLAFNNGCYLFDILRIAGKEADTYKGLSIEEEGHLAFDLNTMDNLYRSKRTPTTHFIFADSLVKNAYYVIDSEMRILEIEVRTKKVINSYEDLKSFLNEILIEGKRNINDGIYYEFK encoded by the coding sequence ATGTTTGAATTTTTGGGTCAAGTACTAAACAAAATGCATGATGATAAAAAAAAATTAAAAACAAACACTGTCCTGTATGGGCACTTAGAAGAAGGACGTTGGCATACACATTTACAACCTCCATTACATAATGAAGATATTACTAAGTTTGAAGAGGAGTCAAAACGAGAATTCCCTGCTGAATATAAAGAGTTTTTGGCATTTAATAATGGGTGTTATTTGTTTGATATATTGAGAATTGCAGGTAAAGAAGCAGATACTTACAAGGGTTTAAGCATAGAAGAGGAAGGTCATTTAGCTTTTGATTTAAACACTATGGACAATTTATACAGAAGCAAAAGGACTCCTACGACCCACTTCATTTTCGCTGACTCATTGGTAAAAAACGCTTATTATGTAATTGATTCTGAGATGAGAATTTTAGAAATAGAAGTTAGAACAAAAAAAGTTATTAACTCATATGAAGATCTTAAGTCTTTTCTTAATGAAATTCTCATAGAAGGAAAAAGAAATATCAATGATGGAATATACTATGAATTTAAGTAA
- a CDS encoding RNA polymerase sigma factor has protein sequence MPEDEQLVKEVVAGSQAAMEVLTRKYYKQIFAYVYRKVGNRETAYDLTQEIFIKVFQRIQSYTNKGKFSSWLYTLAVNHCRDYWRSADYRQTSKQTELNETLVCEQNNVPYIFERKETREQVKSAVNSLPEYQREVLILKYFHHMKIKEIADVTETNVSTVKSRLHQGLGKLAKLLKRGVEDEKQKSTPTIR, from the coding sequence ATGCCTGAAGATGAACAGCTGGTGAAAGAGGTAGTAGCCGGCAGTCAAGCGGCGATGGAAGTCTTAACACGAAAATACTATAAGCAAATCTTCGCCTATGTTTACCGTAAAGTAGGAAACAGGGAAACGGCCTATGACTTAACACAGGAAATTTTTATAAAAGTGTTTCAGCGAATTCAGTCGTATACGAATAAGGGCAAGTTTTCTAGCTGGTTATACACTCTAGCCGTCAACCATTGCAGGGACTATTGGAGAAGTGCGGATTATCGCCAGACATCAAAGCAAACAGAACTAAATGAAACCCTCGTTTGTGAACAAAATAATGTACCTTACATATTTGAACGGAAAGAAACGAGAGAACAGGTGAAGTCAGCGGTTAACAGCCTGCCTGAATATCAAAGAGAAGTGCTGATCCTAAAGTATTTTCATCATATGAAGATCAAAGAGATTGCTGATGTGACAGAAACGAATGTTTCCACGGTTAAATCCAGATTGCATCAAGGATTAGGGAAATTAGCAAAACTATTAAAGCGAGGTGTTGAAGATGAGAAACAGAAATCCACACCAACCATCAGATAG
- a CDS encoding protein adenylyltransferase SelO, whose product MTKDTGWNLDNSYARLPEKFFSTINTNPVRSPKLVVLNESLAKSLGLNAVALQNEENVDVFAGNKLPEGASSLAQAYAGHQFGYFNMLGDGRALMIGEQMTPKGERFDIQLKGSGRTPYSRGGDGRAALGPMLREYIISEAMHALGIPTTRSLAVVTTGESIIRETNLPGAIMTRVASSHLRVGTFEFAAKWGTPEELKELADYAIERHYPEINHGDNRYLNLLKKVIERQAYLISKWQLAGFIHGVMNTDNMTISGETIDYGPCAFMDIYNPVTVFSSIDREGRYAYANQPRIAGWNLARFAETLLPLLHEDQEKAVGMAQEVLYGFSELYHANYFRGMRSKLGLFNEEKEDTALIEELLNLMQKHEADFTNTFSKLTFGTKDCTKLFGSEEFASWQEKWQDRRARQPESKSESDELMRNSNPSVIPRNHRVEEALESAQTGDYSVMEKLVGVLTNPYAHTPDQEEYTKLPPDTEGPYRTFCGT is encoded by the coding sequence ATGACAAAAGATACGGGATGGAACTTAGACAATAGCTATGCTCGTCTACCGGAAAAATTCTTTTCTACTATAAATACGAATCCTGTTCGTTCACCGAAGTTGGTTGTGCTTAACGAATCCTTAGCAAAATCGCTAGGCTTAAACGCCGTGGCACTTCAAAACGAAGAAAATGTTGATGTGTTTGCCGGAAATAAGCTGCCTGAAGGAGCATCATCACTTGCACAAGCATACGCTGGCCATCAGTTCGGATATTTTAACATGCTCGGGGATGGGCGTGCCTTGATGATCGGTGAGCAGATGACGCCTAAAGGTGAGCGTTTTGATATCCAGTTAAAAGGTTCTGGGAGAACTCCTTATTCACGTGGAGGAGACGGTCGAGCGGCTCTTGGACCCATGCTGCGTGAATACATCATCAGTGAAGCGATGCATGCTCTTGGGATCCCGACCACTCGCAGCCTTGCCGTTGTAACAACAGGAGAGTCAATCATTCGTGAAACCAACTTGCCTGGTGCGATCATGACCCGAGTGGCATCCAGTCATTTACGTGTCGGTACATTTGAATTCGCAGCAAAATGGGGAACACCTGAGGAACTGAAGGAGCTTGCTGATTATGCGATCGAACGTCACTACCCAGAAATCAATCATGGTGACAATCGTTATTTGAACCTCCTTAAAAAAGTAATTGAGCGCCAAGCTTATCTCATCTCGAAGTGGCAGCTGGCTGGTTTTATTCATGGTGTCATGAACACAGACAACATGACGATCAGCGGAGAAACGATCGATTATGGACCGTGTGCGTTCATGGATATTTATAATCCAGTGACTGTCTTCAGTTCCATTGATCGAGAAGGTCGCTATGCTTATGCCAATCAGCCGAGGATTGCCGGTTGGAACCTTGCGCGTTTTGCAGAAACTCTATTGCCGCTGTTGCATGAAGATCAAGAAAAAGCCGTTGGAATGGCTCAAGAGGTTCTCTATGGGTTTTCTGAATTGTATCACGCAAACTATTTTAGAGGAATGAGATCGAAACTCGGGTTGTTTAATGAAGAGAAAGAAGATACAGCTCTGATTGAAGAACTGCTTAACTTGATGCAGAAACATGAAGCGGACTTTACGAACACCTTCAGTAAATTAACGTTTGGTACGAAAGATTGCACAAAGTTGTTTGGCTCAGAAGAATTCGCTTCATGGCAAGAAAAGTGGCAGGACAGAAGAGCGCGACAGCCTGAATCAAAATCAGAGTCAGATGAGTTGATGCGCAACAGCAATCCAAGTGTCATTCCTCGAAATCACCGAGTGGAAGAGGCACTCGAATCAGCCCAGACTGGAGACTACAGCGTGATGGAGAAACTGGTTGGCGTACTCACAAATCCATATGCCCACACACCAGATCAAGAAGAGTACACGAAACTTCCACCTGACACAGAAGGACCTTATCGTACGTTTTGCGGAACGTGA
- a CDS encoding GNAT family N-acetyltransferase, translated as MIKLVEINEKNWVDVIFLSTSENMPTICEEFVASNALSMVQAQYEKTWTTKAIEKDGQLIGFTMYGYSPVMDYFELCRIMVDKKFQGNGYGKEAVQLVIEEMKKIDDCKEIYLSTDPKNKLGKRLYENLGFINTGKIVDNEELYVLKIK; from the coding sequence ATGATTAAACTAGTAGAAATAAATGAAAAGAATTGGGTAGATGTAATTTTCTTGTCAACAAGTGAGAATATGCCAACTATTTGTGAGGAATTTGTAGCATCAAATGCCTTATCTATGGTACAAGCTCAGTATGAAAAAACGTGGACCACAAAAGCAATTGAAAAAGATGGTCAATTAATTGGCTTTACCATGTATGGATACTCACCAGTGATGGATTATTTTGAATTGTGTCGAATCATGGTTGACAAAAAATTTCAAGGAAATGGGTATGGAAAAGAAGCTGTACAACTCGTCATTGAAGAAATGAAAAAAATAGATGATTGCAAAGAAATCTATTTATCAACAGATCCTAAAAATAAATTAGGGAAACGTTTATACGAAAATTTAGGTTTTATCAATACTGGAAAAATCGTTGATAACGAAGAATTATATGTCTTAAAAATCAAATAA
- a CDS encoding FusB/FusC family EF-G-binding protein has translation MNSPFIRNHQYNLIKKQIGQLQHACSNGADPKVIEAVEASVQSKILEAFPGISESQKEVVDKVLNLRKTEDSQHYLNSLEPYLKEFTPVSGKQINKLFPKNKKLKMPNIDVIDFRLISYLGWVDIATNKLFLVYYLNGQLVGIQGRFTPANKGICFLCNGIGDVALFSAITKSKPANASPDYYKAIGNYLCVDSQACNKRITEMTTLENFLKEVLY, from the coding sequence GTGAATTCACCATTCATTAGAAACCATCAATATAACCTCATAAAAAAACAAATCGGACAGTTGCAGCATGCCTGCAGCAATGGGGCTGACCCGAAAGTAATAGAAGCCGTTGAGGCGAGTGTTCAATCTAAAATTCTAGAAGCTTTTCCAGGGATTTCAGAATCTCAAAAAGAAGTGGTAGATAAGGTGCTAAACTTACGTAAAACCGAAGACTCCCAACACTACCTAAATTCTTTGGAACCTTATTTAAAAGAATTCACACCCGTTTCAGGAAAACAGATTAACAAACTTTTCCCTAAAAATAAAAAGTTAAAAATGCCGAATATCGATGTAATTGATTTTCGCCTGATTAGTTACCTTGGCTGGGTTGATATCGCAACAAATAAATTGTTCCTCGTTTATTATCTGAACGGACAATTAGTAGGCATACAAGGTCGATTCACCCCAGCAAATAAAGGGATCTGCTTTTTATGCAATGGTATTGGAGACGTTGCGTTATTTTCAGCGATAACAAAATCGAAACCAGCGAACGCTTCACCTGATTACTATAAAGCAATCGGAAACTATTTATGCGTGGATAGTCAGGCCTGTAACAAAAGAATCACGGAAATGACCACATTGGAGAATTTTTTGAAAGAGGTTCTTTATTAA
- a CDS encoding DinB family protein: MLINDKAREDLYNEVDGLSDEILNKKPSDHEWSIKQILEHLYLMEGGIGKTIAHQLKNGEAVNASSKRIEATINREIKVDAPEFAVPSDEFATLEELKHSLAATHQKLREIDNTTDEKDLDEKGFPHPIFGDISLKQWIPFVGYHEQRHILQIKEVKEKLGIKL; encoded by the coding sequence ATGCTTATAAATGATAAAGCCCGTGAAGATTTGTACAATGAAGTGGATGGCTTATCGGATGAAATCCTGAACAAAAAGCCTTCCGATCACGAATGGTCGATCAAGCAAATCCTTGAACATTTATATTTAATGGAAGGTGGAATCGGGAAAACGATCGCGCATCAACTAAAAAATGGGGAAGCTGTGAATGCCAGCTCAAAGCGCATCGAAGCAACGATTAATCGTGAAATTAAGGTTGATGCACCTGAATTCGCGGTGCCGAGTGATGAATTTGCGACATTAGAGGAATTGAAACATTCTTTGGCTGCCACACATCAAAAACTAAGGGAGATCGACAATACGACCGATGAAAAAGATTTAGATGAAAAAGGATTTCCACATCCTATATTCGGAGACATCAGCTTGAAGCAATGGATTCCATTCGTAGGATATCACGAACAACGTCATATCCTGCAGATCAAAGAAGTGAAAGAAAAGTTGGGTATTAAACTTTAA
- a CDS encoding aldehyde dehydrogenase family protein, which yields MNTNFSNIYINGEWRKGRSASKMVNANPFTGEELVTIQAATKEDLDGAYEAARIAQLEWANELPQNKRAVLEKVVEVMQENEEFILDWIIKESGSTYMKAISEFRASLNILKEATTYPYRMEGLIMPSQTAGKENRVYRNPLGVIGIISPWNFPFHLAIRSIAPAIATGNAVVIKPATDTPVTGGLIFASIFEAAGLPKGLINVIVGRGSEIGDEIVTHPTPRLISFTGSTEVGRHIGELAGKNLKKTALELGGNNVFIALKDADINQAVDSALFGKFYHQGQICMAINRIFVHKEIYDEFAETFIKRAKNLKYGDPSRKDTNVGPLINREQVDRILKDVEASVEQGAKVALGGSAEGNVLEPTVLTDVNNEMPLAKNEIFGPVAVLIPFEKDEDVIQMANAYPYGLSGAVHSTNIEHATNIAHDIHTGMIHVNDQSVNDEPHMPFGGEKDSGLGRFNGEWVLEEFTTLKWLSVQRSPRNYGPFISQLK from the coding sequence ATGAACACTAATTTTTCCAATATATATATCAATGGTGAATGGAGAAAAGGAAGAAGCGCCAGCAAGATGGTAAACGCCAATCCGTTTACTGGAGAAGAACTCGTTACGATTCAAGCCGCAACGAAGGAAGATTTAGACGGAGCGTATGAAGCAGCTAGAATTGCGCAATTAGAATGGGCGAACGAGCTTCCTCAAAACAAACGCGCTGTATTAGAAAAAGTTGTTGAAGTGATGCAGGAGAATGAAGAGTTCATTTTAGACTGGATCATTAAAGAATCAGGCAGCACGTATATGAAGGCTATTTCAGAGTTCCGAGCTTCACTCAATATATTGAAAGAAGCGACGACGTATCCGTATCGTATGGAAGGTTTGATCATGCCTTCGCAAACAGCAGGTAAGGAAAATCGAGTATATCGAAATCCGCTAGGGGTGATTGGAATCATCAGCCCATGGAATTTCCCGTTCCATTTGGCGATCCGGTCCATTGCACCTGCCATTGCGACAGGAAATGCAGTCGTTATTAAACCAGCGACAGATACACCTGTTACAGGAGGACTCATATTTGCAAGTATCTTTGAAGCAGCTGGTCTTCCAAAAGGACTTATTAATGTTATTGTTGGACGGGGCTCAGAAATTGGTGATGAAATCGTAACTCACCCGACACCGCGTCTTATCTCGTTTACAGGGTCTACAGAAGTTGGCCGCCATATTGGTGAACTTGCTGGTAAGAACCTGAAAAAGACTGCACTTGAATTAGGAGGCAACAACGTGTTTATCGCGTTAAAAGATGCCGATATCAATCAAGCTGTAGATTCAGCGCTTTTCGGTAAATTTTATCACCAAGGACAGATTTGTATGGCGATCAACCGGATCTTTGTCCACAAAGAAATTTACGATGAGTTTGCAGAAACCTTTATAAAGCGCGCTAAGAATCTTAAATATGGCGACCCGTCTCGAAAAGACACAAACGTTGGTCCGCTGATCAATCGTGAACAAGTAGATCGAATATTAAAAGATGTAGAGGCAAGCGTTGAGCAAGGTGCGAAAGTCGCTTTAGGGGGAAGTGCAGAAGGAAATGTTCTGGAGCCGACTGTTCTAACGGACGTGAACAACGAGATGCCTCTTGCGAAAAATGAAATCTTTGGACCTGTCGCTGTACTCATTCCGTTTGAAAAGGATGAAGACGTGATTCAAATGGCGAATGCGTATCCGTACGGTCTTAGCGGAGCCGTACATTCAACGAATATTGAACACGCGACAAACATCGCGCATGATATTCACACAGGTATGATCCACGTGAACGATCAGTCAGTAAATGACGAACCACATATGCCGTTTGGCGGAGAAAAAGATTCTGGACTTGGCCGTTTTAACGGTGAGTGGGTGTTAGAAGAATTCACCACACTCAAATGGCTGTCTGTTCAGCGTTCACCAAGAAACTATGGACCGTTTATCAGTCAATTAAAATAA
- a CDS encoding CPBP family intramembrane glutamic endopeptidase — translation MKKFFREHPILFAVFILLASRLVGLGVVNIIKIFQPDIDIIKDLGWLIQILFASTSVALVYWSGDVRGNGLAKPVSKKEWLLWIPPLILPIYIFLSLGFHVSDPSKMIILIVSALCVAVNEEVIFRGALVKGFLRFGTMVTLFVPSILFGLIHLGNILVGGDVKFGVFQALWTTAAGIAYTALVLRNGSILPAIGFHFILDLTEYFATGENGVHELGFSTEKLSIFLALTILFAIYALYMYFKNTRRLLSE, via the coding sequence TTGAAAAAATTCTTTAGAGAACATCCTATTTTATTTGCTGTTTTTATATTATTAGCATCACGTTTAGTAGGATTAGGTGTAGTAAATATTATTAAGATATTTCAACCAGACATTGACATAATAAAAGATTTAGGTTGGCTCATACAAATCCTTTTTGCATCAACTTCTGTTGCACTTGTGTATTGGTCAGGTGATGTAAGAGGAAACGGATTAGCAAAACCTGTATCGAAGAAAGAATGGTTACTGTGGATACCGCCCTTAATTCTTCCTATTTACATTTTCTTATCTCTCGGATTTCATGTAAGTGACCCTTCAAAAATGATAATTTTAATCGTTTCTGCTTTATGTGTAGCAGTCAATGAAGAAGTCATCTTTAGAGGGGCACTTGTGAAAGGATTTCTTCGTTTTGGCACGATGGTTACCCTTTTTGTTCCATCAATACTTTTCGGTCTTATTCATTTAGGAAATATCTTGGTAGGCGGAGATGTCAAATTCGGTGTATTCCAAGCTCTTTGGACAACCGCAGCAGGAATCGCATACACTGCTTTAGTCCTTCGTAATGGAAGTATCTTGCCTGCTATTGGCTTTCACTTTATTTTAGATCTTACAGAATATTTCGCAACAGGTGAAAACGGTGTACACGAATTAGGGTTTTCGACAGAAAAACTGTCCATATTTTTAGCACTAACAATTCTTTTTGCTATTTATGCTTTGTACATGTACTTCAAAAATACGAGGAGGCTCTTAAGTGAATAA
- a CDS encoding cyclase yields MDKRVQFDFELNFTNGGGLQGQEFRLDIHGDDISDEELAKYIVEDMRLLMVGEVRILNKKIIHEKHKRKKS; encoded by the coding sequence ATGGATAAAAGAGTTCAATTCGACTTTGAATTAAATTTTACGAACGGTGGGGGATTACAAGGCCAAGAATTCCGTCTTGATATTCATGGAGATGATATTTCTGATGAAGAGTTAGCTAAGTATATAGTAGAGGATATGAGGTTGTTAATGGTTGGAGAAGTTAGAATACTTAACAAGAAAATCATTCATGAAAAACATAAACGGAAAAAAAGCTAA